Proteins encoded in a region of the Triticum dicoccoides isolate Atlit2015 ecotype Zavitan chromosome 3A, WEW_v2.0, whole genome shotgun sequence genome:
- the LOC119273064 gene encoding disease resistance protein RGA5-like, whose translation MEIAMGAIGPLLPKLSELLMGELTMEKQVRKGIKSLMIELTLMHAALSKVAEVPVDQLHKGVKIWAGNVKELSYQMEEIVDVFMVRVGDGGKPANPKNKVKKILKKVKRLFKNGKDLHQISDALKEAVHQAKLLAELRQRYEQGMRDPSTSASVDPRMMALYTDVSELIGIDETRDELINMLIEGDDWLKHPLKTVSIVGFGGLGKTTLAKSAYEKIKGQFDYDAFISVSQNPSKKKVFKNILYELDKSKYARIHSEEWEENHLVDEIIEFLNGKRYLIIIDDIWDTEVWKLIKCAFSKKSPGSRLITTTRIISVSKACCSSKDDIYRMKPLSDVVSRMLFYKRVFNEKGCPQELVQVSKDILKKCGGIPLAIISIASLLANNHEMKTKDQWYALLNSIGRGLTEDCGLEQMKKILLFSYYDLPSYLKPCLLYLSIFPEDHKIMKGKLIWRWISEGLVYSEKQETDLYGLGNNYFNELVNRSMIQPICIDDREDKQACRVHDMVLDLICSLSSEENFVTILDGTGRKMPNLVRRLSIQNSKMDVDISRMAHMRSITIFTNKVVGKLLDISSFQVLRVLDFEGCDISDIGYVGDLLHLRYLGLRYTHVEDLPTEIGKLQFLLTLDLRGTKIKVLPSSVVHLRRLMCLHVDYHMKLPSGISNLVSLEVLGTMMMFDKDLNAVKELGHLTKLRVLQVYYHVDEILDKALMRSLSNLYKLDSLDIYVRGGEINFLSEDWVPPLQLRRLAFSLPSSWFKTLPSWINASSLSLLTYLHIKVVKVSSEAIQLIGMLPALCVLEIMDISKFYEERVVEMSALSSVALFPCARECHFLCIGAVPSMFPRGAAPRLKHLGFTFSAKWITRENIDLCMRHLPSLERVEVKVIKEEASDREVYEAKAVLRAAAEDHPNHPVLDLH comes from the exons ATGGAGATTGCCATGGGGGCTATTGGCCCTCTCCTCCCGAAGCTCAGTGAGCTGCTCATGGGAGAGCTCACCATGGAGAAACAAGTGAGGAAAGGCATCAAGTCTCTCATGATAGAGCTCACATTGATGCATGCTGCCCTGAGTAAGGTGGCAGAAGTTCCCGTGGACCAGCTTCACAAGGGGGTCAAGATTTGGGCAGGAAATGTCAAGGAGTTGTCGTACCAAATGGAGGAAATTGTTGATGTTTTCATGGTGCGCGTGGGGGATGGTGGCAAACCTGCCAACCCAAAGAACAAAGTCAAGAAGATACTCAAGAAGGTTAAAAGATTATTCAAGAATGGCAAGGATCTCCATCAGATCTCTGATGCTCTAAAAGAAGCGGTTCATCAAGCTAAGCTGTTGGCCGAGCTGCGCCAAAGGTATGAGCAAGGGATGCGAGATCCTAGCACTAGTGCTAGTGTTGACCCTCGCATGATGGCCCTATACACAGATGTGTCTGAACTCATCGGCATTGATGAAACACGAGATGAGTTGATAAACATGTTGATTGAAGGTGATGATTGGTTGAAGCATCCATTGAAGACAGTCTCTATTGTTGGATTTGGTGGGTTGGGCAAGACAACTCTTGCCAAATCagcatatgagaagatcaaagggcAATTCGATTATGATGCTTTTATTTCGGTTTCTCAGAATCCCAGCAAGAAGAAAGTCTTCAAGAATATTCTCTATGAACTTGACAAGAGCAAGTATGCACGCATTCATAGTGAGGAATGGGAAGAAAATCATCTGGTCGATGAAATAATTGAATTCCTTAATGGCAAGAG GTACCTCATCATAATTGATGACATATGGGATACAGAAGTGTGGAAATTAATCAAGTGCGCTTTCTCCAAGAAGAGTCCTGGAAGCCGACTAATTACGACAACCCGCATCATCAGTGTCTCTAAAGCATGCTGCTCTTCCAAGGATGATATCTACAGAATGAAACCTCTTTCAGACGTTGTGTCAAGAATGCTCTTCTATAAAAGAGTATTTAATGAGAAAGGGTgtcctcaagagttggtgcaagtaTCCAAAGACATTTTGAAAAAATGTGGTGGCATACCATTAGCTATTATTTCTATAGCAAGTCTTCTGGCTAATAATCATGAGATGAAAACAAAGGACCAATGGTATGCTTTGCTCAATTCCATTGGTCGCGGACTTACAGAAGATTGCGGTTTGGAGCAGATGAAAAAGATATTATTATTCAGTTATTATGATCTACCTTCGTATCTGAAACCTTGTTTGTTATATCTTAGCATCTTCCCAGAAGATCACAAGATTATGAAAGGAAAGCTAATATGGAGATGGATATCAGAAGGTCTTGTTTATAGTGAAAAACAAGAAACTGACTTATATGGGCTTGGTAACAACTACTTCAATGAACTTGTAAATAGAAGTATGATCCAGCCAATTTGCATTGATGATAGAGAAGATAAACAAGCGTGTCGTGTACATGACATGGTGCTTGATCTCATATGCTCATTGTCAAGTGAAGAAAACTTCGTCACAATTTTGGATGGCACCGGAAGAAAAATGCCTAATTTGGTTCGCAGATTGTCCATCCAAAATAGCAAGATGGATGTTGATATTTCTAGGATGGCACACATGAGATCTATTACCATTTTCACCAATAAGGTTGTCGGGAAACTGTTGGATATTTCAAGTTTTCAAGTTCTTCGTGTGTTGGATTTCGAAGGTTGTGATATCTCGGATATTGGGTATGTGGGAGATCTTTTACATCTGAGGTACTTAGGACTAAGATATACTCATGTTGAGGACCTTCCCACTGAAATTGGGAAGCTACAATTTTTGCTTACCTTGGATTTAAGAGGTACTAAGATAAAAGTTCTGCCATCAAGTGTTGTTCATCTAAGACGTCTGATGTGCCTGCATGTTGACTATCATATGAAGCTGCCGTCTGGGATAAGTAATCTGGTTTCCCTAGAAGTGCTAGGTACAATGATGATGTTTGACAAGGACCTCAATGCTGTGAAAGAATTGGGCCATCTGACCAAGCTCAGGGTGCTCCAAGTTTACTACCATGTTGATGAGATCCTGGATAAAGCTTTGATGAGATCTCTTAGTAATCTGTACAAACTGGACAGTCTAGATATTTATGTCCGTGGTGGAGAAATCAATTTCCTGAGCGAAGATTGGGTGCCTCCTCTGCAACTCCGTAGATTGGCTTTCTCGTTACCGTCGAGTTGGTTCAAGACACTGCCATCATGGATCAATGCTTCATCGCTTTCTCTCCTCACCTATCTTCATATAAAGGTGGTTAAAGTGTCATCGGAGGCCATCCAACTTATTGGGATGCTTCCTGCTCTTTGTGTTCTCGAGATAATGGATATTTCTAAGTTCTATGAAGAGCGTGTGGTGGAAATGTCCGCCCTTTCCTCTGTTGCGTTATTCCCGTGTGCGAGGGAGTGTCACTTCCTTTGTATTGGTGCAGTGCCATCTATGTTTCCACGAGGAGCTGCACCGAGGCTTAAGCACCTTGGCTTCACCTTCTCAGCTAAGTGGATCACCCGTGAAAACATCGATTTGTGCATGCGCCACCTCCCTTCCTTGGAGCGAGTTGAGGTTAAAGTTATTAAGGAGGAAGCTAGTGATCGCGAGGTGTATGAAGCAAAGGCAGTGCTGAGGGCCGCAGCAGAGGACCACCCCAACCATCCCGTCCTTGACTTACATTGA
- the LOC119270390 gene encoding S-formylglutathione hydrolase-like: MAAAAPPPAAALEQLSKTKMFGGHNLRFRHQSASLGCPMTFSLFLPASPASKLPVLYWLSGLTCTDENFIIKSGAQRAAAAHGVALVAPDTSPRGLNVEGEADSWDFGVGAGFYLNATNEKWKNWRMYDYVVKELPKVLTDNFEQLNTSCASIFGHSMGGHGALTIYLKNTDKYKSVSAFAPIANPINCPWGQKAFSNYLGTTKSEWEEYDATLLVKKCNTLSTPILVDQGEDDKFLAEQLLAGNFEEACKAAGAPLILRMQPGYDHSFFFIATFIDDHIAHHAQFLKSG; this comes from the exons ATGGCGGCGGCCGCTCCCCCTCCCGCGGCGGCGCTGGAGCAGCTGAGCAAGACCAAGATGTTCGGCGGCCACAACCTCCGCTTCCGCCACCAGAGCGCCTCGCTCGGCTGCCCCATGAccttctccctcttcctccccgCGTCCCCGGCCTCCAAGCTCCCC GTGCTGTACTGGCTCTCCGGCCTCACCTGCACCGACGAGAACTTCATCATCAAGTCCGGCGCCCAGCGCGCCGCCGCGGCACACGGCGTCGCCCTCGTCGCCCCCGACACCTCCCCGC GTGGACTAAATGTAGAAGGGGAGGCAGATAGTTGGGATTTTGGTGTTG GTGCTGGATTTTATTTGAATGCCACAAATGAGAAGTGGAAAAACTGGCGCATGTATGATTATGTTGTGAAGGAGCTGCCAAAAGTTTTAACTGACAACTTTGAACAGCTTAACACGTCATGTGCATCAATTTTTGGCCACTCTATGGGAGGGCACGGTGCACTGACTATCTACTTGAAGAACACTGACAAATACAAG TCGGTGTCTGCATTTGCTCCAATTGCTAACCCAATAAACTGCCCTTGGGGTCAGAAAGCATTCTCAAACTATCTGGGCACAACTAAATCAGAATGGGAG GAATACGATGCAACCTTGTTGGTTAAGAAGTGCAACACACTTTCAACTCCTATCCTGGTTGACCAG GGAGAGGATGACAAGTTCCTGGCGGAGCAGCTGCTGGCGGGCAACTTCGAGGAGGCGTGCAAGGCGGCGGGCGCTCCCCTGATCCTGCGCATGCAGCCGGGATACGACCATTCCTTCTTCTTCATCGCCACCTTCATCGACGACCACATCGCGCACCACGCCCAGTTCCTCAAGAGCGGCTGA